The Pseudanabaena galeata CCNP1313 genome includes a region encoding these proteins:
- the pilM gene encoding type IV pilus biogenesis protein PilM, translating into MFGLKFGGKSKKGIGIEITSEKVNLVQLRRKGQSSYKLVTYGSVELPEGTVEEGRILDPVALGEVIRSLLADKKIKVKKVATALPGRETVSRLIRLPAEIPDLELREMVLNQEASLYLPFPREDADVDYQKLGTALDDDGIERIEILMVATPKEVTDSYMQALEIAQLQVDVVEVSSFALIRAMHNELARFSTLAEAVAIVDIEYEATEITVTVDGVPQFSRTFPIGTAQIQNAQLRAINLPPRRTTDMEMLSSTVVPVQSMDTASLAGGGGTPGDAAIMRVVGDLSDELRRSIDFYTSQSPGSDVVQLLIAGPGACIGQLNEFFSQRLGIAAIAVDPLTAVGVTVDGDIPIEERMAMSVALGLGLREV; encoded by the coding sequence ATGTTCGGCTTAAAATTTGGCGGAAAGTCTAAGAAAGGCATCGGAATCGAAATCACTTCCGAGAAAGTAAACCTAGTTCAATTGCGCCGCAAGGGGCAATCTTCTTACAAGCTAGTGACGTATGGTAGCGTCGAGCTTCCTGAAGGCACTGTTGAAGAAGGACGCATTCTCGATCCTGTAGCGCTGGGAGAAGTTATTCGCAGTTTGCTAGCAGACAAAAAAATAAAAGTTAAGAAGGTTGCCACGGCTCTACCTGGTCGCGAGACAGTGAGTCGTCTGATTCGCCTACCTGCGGAAATTCCTGATTTAGAATTGCGCGAAATGGTTCTTAATCAAGAAGCTAGCCTCTACCTACCTTTTCCCCGTGAAGATGCTGATGTGGATTATCAAAAGCTGGGTACGGCTCTTGATGATGACGGTATCGAGCGAATAGAGATTCTGATGGTGGCTACACCTAAAGAGGTCACAGATAGCTATATGCAAGCTTTGGAAATAGCACAGCTACAGGTTGATGTTGTTGAAGTTAGTAGTTTTGCCCTCATTCGAGCCATGCACAATGAGCTAGCAAGATTTAGTACTTTAGCGGAAGCCGTAGCGATCGTGGATATTGAGTACGAAGCAACAGAAATTACTGTAACCGTCGATGGGGTTCCGCAATTTTCGCGAACATTCCCCATTGGCACTGCTCAAATCCAGAACGCTCAACTACGAGCCATCAATCTCCCCCCACGACGGACAACGGATATGGAGATGTTGAGTTCGACTGTTGTGCCTGTCCAGTCTATGGATACAGCAAGTCTCGCAGGTGGCGGAGGCACTCCAGGTGATGCGGCTATTATGCGAGTTGTTGGTGATCTATCCGATGAACTAAGACGCTCAATTGACTTCTATACTAGTCAGTCCCCTGGCTCTGATGTTGTGCAGTTACTGATTGCAGGTCCTGGTGCTTGTATTGGTCAATTAAATGAGTTCTTCAGCCAACGTCTTGGTATTGCTGCTATTGCAGTTGATCCACTTACTGCGGTTGGTGTCACTGTTGATGGTGACATTCCCATTGAGGAACGCATGGCAATGTCTGTTGCTCTAGGTCTAGGTTTGAGGGAGGTTTAA
- a CDS encoding PilN domain-containing protein, producing MYTLDINFLSDRIADEAQSAERPPIADSQFLVYGGAAAVVAFAIVGGAFLVLNAQNEGIQQELSALSARESQLNSQLAALNAQENELQAIVARTGELVNLFVGNFPVSAIADDIRKRTPITVQVEAITQASVAATATERATTTISLTGKATSYNELNDFLLLLKASPLLEDKDTVLVQSALQPATSDKNFNLVNFQIRTAITSKSPAEILPDLQKTGSDGLVTRVNLLKQQGVIK from the coding sequence ATGTATACACTTGATATTAATTTTTTAAGCGATCGCATTGCGGATGAAGCACAATCAGCAGAACGTCCACCGATCGCTGATTCCCAGTTTTTAGTCTATGGTGGTGCGGCGGCTGTAGTTGCCTTTGCTATAGTTGGCGGCGCATTTTTGGTTCTAAACGCACAAAATGAGGGTATTCAACAGGAACTTTCAGCTTTAAGTGCTAGGGAGTCACAACTAAACAGTCAACTTGCAGCTTTGAATGCTCAAGAAAATGAATTGCAGGCGATTGTAGCTAGAACTGGAGAACTAGTAAATCTGTTTGTTGGTAATTTTCCTGTGAGTGCGATCGCTGATGACATCAGAAAACGTACTCCCATTACAGTTCAAGTAGAGGCGATCACCCAAGCATCAGTTGCCGCAACCGCTACGGAGCGTGCAACAACCACTATCTCTCTGACAGGCAAGGCAACTAGCTACAATGAACTAAATGACTTTCTATTGTTACTTAAAGCCTCGCCTTTACTAGAGGATAAGGACACAGTATTAGTCCAATCCGCTTTGCAGCCAGCAACTTCTGATAAAAACTTTAACTTGGTCAACTTCCAAATCCGCACAGCTATTACCTCAAAAAGTCCTGCGGAGATCTTGCCTGACCTCCAAAAGACAGGATCTGATGGGTTAGTTACCAGAGTCAATCTATTAAAGCAACAGGGAGTAATCAAATAA
- a CDS encoding secretin N-terminal domain-containing protein encodes MNAKLNDRLNANLNGKSLACWFLIAATCPQVLAISPSHAQNATQSPISANQTDVVAVASRITDINADVAGDRLNLTLNFASSDRPQVTYTKQGKAWVALLNGAQLQLGNGNASYAKANPAPGITAIEATQYAANKVQIRVTTNNPELLKDLIKRQDTADSLVFSLEMQPSVAQASTISAANSSEAGVINNSQNASNSDRVLIAQNTTSSSVGQPLFEPKVTITNPDGKTRVAQSTAPNRPLPPVANPVTPQLPGRVPGVVPPFRQIRTPPVGDIATTSSKLRADIIELGTAERVPRITLRDAPAIEVLTLIGRVAGLSVVSAEAPVEPGAAAAPAATTGGTTGLKQPVSLSIENETAQDVFNNVLRITGLEANRIGQTIFVATKLPVTLKNLVSKSYRLNQITTGEASAYLIGLGASRVVSRQRPIPGVQTATIGTAAQAIINVTTEAVPTLETVSITPESGATPLLKGLQVIAEERSNSITLVGSPKQVEYAEAQLARLDLRKRQVTVNVRVVEVAINNGQTVGGGFTTTDGNPTITQGLSIDSTNTLGISLSSNNPITLPTAFIASLTASIRNGSAKVITDPNLTVQEGETATIALTDQVINNITSTVTAATTPGTAATTTTTATFAQVGLTLAIQIERIDDNGFINLSVSPRISTPLNAVPLTSSAGTNFVVPISERVLNSGRIRLRDAQTLVLSGVIRDSDSESVQKVPILGDIPIIGALFRRTVSSNSRSEVIIIVTPRIIDDSQDATWGYTYQPGPETQKVMDSNQRKVQ; translated from the coding sequence ATGAATGCCAAATTGAATGATAGGTTGAATGCGAATTTGAATGGTAAGTCTTTGGCTTGCTGGTTTCTGATTGCTGCGACTTGCCCACAGGTTTTGGCGATCTCGCCTAGTCACGCTCAAAATGCTACCCAAAGCCCTATTTCTGCGAATCAAACTGATGTGGTGGCGGTAGCGAGTCGGATTACTGACATCAATGCAGATGTGGCAGGCGATCGCCTCAACCTCACTTTAAACTTTGCTAGTAGCGATCGTCCTCAGGTCACCTATACCAAGCAAGGCAAGGCATGGGTGGCTCTACTTAACGGCGCTCAGTTGCAGTTAGGTAATGGTAATGCTAGTTATGCGAAGGCGAATCCTGCACCAGGAATTACGGCGATCGAGGCGACTCAGTATGCGGCGAATAAGGTGCAAATTCGGGTTACGACTAATAACCCAGAACTGCTGAAGGATTTGATCAAGCGTCAAGATACTGCTGATAGCCTCGTATTTAGCCTAGAGATGCAACCCTCAGTAGCACAAGCTAGTACGATCTCTGCGGCTAATTCCTCTGAAGCTGGAGTCATTAATAATAGTCAAAATGCTTCTAATTCTGATCGAGTTTTAATTGCTCAAAACACCACTAGCTCTTCTGTTGGTCAGCCATTATTTGAGCCGAAGGTGACGATCACGAATCCTGATGGAAAGACTCGTGTTGCTCAAAGCACTGCTCCCAATAGACCATTGCCACCTGTTGCAAACCCTGTAACTCCACAATTGCCAGGCCGTGTACCTGGTGTCGTCCCACCTTTCCGCCAAATCAGGACTCCTCCTGTTGGTGATATTGCCACAACTTCTTCTAAGCTTCGGGCTGATATTATTGAGCTTGGTACGGCGGAACGTGTTCCAAGAATTACTTTGCGTGATGCTCCTGCGATCGAGGTTCTGACTTTGATTGGCCGTGTGGCTGGTTTAAGTGTAGTTTCAGCAGAGGCTCCTGTAGAGCCTGGGGCTGCCGCTGCTCCCGCAGCAACGACTGGTGGAACAACAGGACTTAAACAGCCAGTTAGTCTTTCGATTGAGAATGAAACTGCTCAGGATGTCTTCAATAATGTATTGAGAATCACTGGACTGGAAGCAAATCGCATTGGTCAGACCATCTTTGTGGCAACTAAACTTCCTGTAACACTGAAGAACTTAGTCAGCAAGAGTTATCGACTCAATCAAATAACGACTGGTGAAGCCTCAGCTTACTTGATTGGTTTAGGGGCTTCCCGTGTTGTCAGCCGTCAACGCCCTATTCCTGGTGTTCAGACAGCTACAATCGGTACTGCTGCTCAGGCAATCATCAATGTTACTACTGAAGCTGTTCCCACTTTAGAGACTGTTAGCATTACTCCTGAATCTGGAGCAACTCCATTACTAAAAGGTTTGCAGGTAATTGCCGAAGAACGTTCTAACTCTATAACTTTGGTCGGCTCACCTAAGCAAGTAGAGTATGCTGAAGCTCAACTTGCCAGACTTGATTTACGGAAGAGACAAGTTACTGTCAATGTGCGTGTTGTTGAAGTTGCTATCAATAATGGACAGACTGTGGGAGGTGGATTTACTACAACTGATGGAAATCCAACCATTACGCAAGGTCTCAGCATTGACAGTACTAATACCTTGGGAATTTCTCTTAGTAGTAATAATCCTATAACACTACCAACAGCATTCATTGCTTCGCTCACTGCATCAATTAGAAATGGAAGTGCTAAAGTAATCACTGATCCTAATCTAACCGTTCAAGAAGGTGAGACAGCAACGATTGCGTTGACAGATCAAGTTATCAATAACATCACTTCTACTGTTACTGCGGCAACTACACCTGGAACCGCTGCAACTACAACAACTACGGCAACTTTTGCTCAGGTTGGCTTAACTCTTGCTATTCAAATCGAGAGAATTGATGACAATGGATTTATCAATTTGTCGGTGTCTCCAAGAATATCTACACCTTTAAATGCTGTTCCTCTGACTTCCTCTGCGGGAACTAATTTTGTAGTTCCAATTTCTGAACGAGTCTTGAACTCTGGAAGAATTCGCTTACGCGATGCTCAAACATTGGTGTTGTCTGGAGTTATTCGTGATTCAGATTCAGAGTCGGTTCAGAAAGTTCCTATTCTTGGTGACATTCCAATTATTGGAGCTTTATTTAGAAGAACTGTCTCCAGCAATAGTCGGAGCGAAGTGATCATTATTGTTACTCCTCGCATTATTGATGACAGTCAGGATGCAACTTGGGGTTATACCTATCAACCAGGTCCAGAAACTCAGAAAGTTATGGACAGCAATCAACGCAAGGTTCAATAG
- a CDS encoding DUF29 domain-containing protein: MNTAKALYETDFNLWLTETVNLLRKGDIEKLDLENLAEEVEDMGNNRKDALESNLIRVLQHLLKWKYQPQKRTNSWKASITEHSLRLTRAFKKSPSLKPYFEDVFAECYQDARLIATQETGLDILVFPEICPFERSDVLNPQYLPED; encoded by the coding sequence ATGAATACAGCAAAAGCTTTATACGAAACTGACTTTAATCTTTGGCTGACGGAAACTGTCAATCTATTACGCAAAGGAGATATCGAGAAATTGGATTTGGAGAATCTTGCTGAAGAAGTTGAAGATATGGGGAATAATCGCAAAGATGCTTTGGAAAGTAATTTGATTAGGGTTTTGCAGCATCTACTCAAATGGAAATATCAACCTCAAAAGAGAACTAATAGCTGGAAAGCGTCTATTACTGAGCATTCTCTCCGTTTAACTAGAGCTTTCAAAAAGAGTCCTAGTCTTAAGCCTTATTTTGAAGATGTGTTTGCAGAATGCTATCAAGATGCGAGATTGATCGCGACTCAGGAGACAGGGCTGGATATTTTGGTGTTTCCAGAAATTTGTCCATTTGAGCGATCGGATGTTTTGAATCCTCAATATTTACCTGAAGATTGA
- a CDS encoding RNA-guided endonuclease InsQ/TnpB family protein — MLLGFKTKLKLNNKQRTMLSKHAGVARHAWNWGLSATRFILDHNKKNPDSKIKFPSAIDLHKLLVKLVKPEYTWYYEISKCAPQYALRDLRNAWDRCFKQVSNPPKFKKKGRHDSFTLDGIIKVKGDKCIQVPVIGTLRTYERLPQVPIKNVTISRQADSWFISFKMKLEERPQIQTDCPVGVDLGLLSFAKLSTGETIDAPRPFKALQIKLAKLQWRNRNKQIGSNDWRKAQIKIARLHARIANIRKDFIHQFTTKLAKNHSEIVIEDLNVSGMLSNRKLSKAIADSGFYETSRQLTYKTNLYGSKLIVADRWFPSSKLCPCCGRKKDVLLLSERVYSCECGWTCDRDFNAAINLVRLVKSDFMPVDKKEPSPLVEAGSKQQIMVQFALG, encoded by the coding sequence ATGCTATTAGGGTTTAAAACAAAACTTAAACTCAATAACAAACAAAGAACTATGCTATCAAAACATGCTGGTGTAGCTCGTCATGCTTGGAATTGGGGACTAAGTGCGACAAGATTTATTCTTGATCACAACAAAAAAAATCCTGATAGCAAGATCAAATTTCCATCTGCCATTGACCTGCATAAATTACTAGTCAAACTAGTAAAGCCTGAATATACTTGGTACTACGAAATATCAAAGTGTGCGCCTCAGTATGCTTTAAGAGATCTACGCAATGCTTGGGACAGATGTTTTAAGCAAGTATCAAATCCGCCCAAATTTAAAAAGAAGGGACGGCATGATTCATTTACTCTCGATGGCATTATTAAAGTCAAAGGGGATAAGTGTATCCAAGTTCCCGTTATCGGAACATTACGAACCTATGAGCGATTGCCGCAAGTACCGATTAAAAATGTCACTATTAGCCGTCAAGCCGATAGTTGGTTTATTTCTTTCAAGATGAAGCTTGAGGAGCGCCCACAGATTCAAACTGATTGTCCTGTTGGTGTTGACCTTGGGTTACTTAGTTTTGCCAAATTGTCTACAGGCGAAACTATTGACGCACCAAGACCATTTAAGGCATTGCAAATCAAGTTAGCCAAACTCCAATGGCGAAATCGCAACAAACAAATTGGTTCTAATGATTGGCGCAAAGCTCAAATCAAGATTGCTAGACTTCATGCTCGCATTGCTAATATTCGCAAAGATTTCATTCACCAGTTCACTACAAAATTAGCTAAAAACCACAGCGAAATAGTGATTGAGGACTTGAATGTATCAGGAATGTTATCTAATCGCAAATTGTCTAAGGCGATCGCTGATAGCGGGTTTTATGAAACTAGTCGCCAATTAACCTATAAGACGAATCTCTATGGCAGTAAATTAATTGTTGCTGATCGTTGGTTTCCATCATCGAAGCTATGCCCTTGTTGTGGCAGAAAAAAGGATGTTTTGCTGTTATCAGAACGTGTTTATAGCTGTGAATGTGGCTGGACTTGCGACAGAGATTTTAATGCTGCCATCAATTTAGTACGGCTAGTTAAGTCGGATTTTATGCCTGTGGATAAGAAGGAGCCTTCTCCCTTAGTCGAAGCAGGAAGTAAACAGCAAATTATGGTTCAGTTTGCTCTGGGCTAA
- a CDS encoding tetratricopeptide repeat protein — protein MTQDFNEDFYQQGLAKAQSGDRYGAIQAFSCAIAASSQLAEAYYQRGLILFDLGDRQGAIADYDQALHLKPDAIDVYIARSITHIAIANISGAQADIAQALEINPKSAIAHQLLGLTYKQQNQIEKAIATYKKAASLFLELRDEENCRRCIESYKPLEALLPPSTEDLFANVQQKIDKSDYTNALIDLNWLLQIEPKNVKAFCLRGLVLGKLGDPQSALKDLNQALFLEPQNPEVRIGRGKIRVEIGDAQGAIADFNELLREYPSNSEIYNHRAKAYLKLKDYRTAIEDFSRSLALTNQNPQLYCDRAEARYDFGDLKGAIDDYQQAANIWFNQSLMDRYQYAITRINLWQSELEKQTKEQKRQLANAAATVDLMQMPSLELQQRLLSLVGGNMAIAQRLIDIAKQEKPNMPEVWYWQKVVFDLESDRQ, from the coding sequence ATGACACAAGATTTTAATGAAGATTTCTATCAACAGGGGTTGGCAAAGGCACAATCAGGCGATCGCTATGGCGCTATACAGGCTTTTAGCTGCGCGATCGCCGCGAGTTCTCAATTAGCAGAAGCCTACTATCAGCGTGGTTTAATCCTCTTTGATTTGGGCGATCGCCAAGGGGCGATCGCCGACTATGACCAAGCGCTCCATCTCAAACCTGATGCTATTGATGTATATATTGCTCGTAGTATTACTCATATAGCGATCGCGAATATTAGCGGCGCACAGGCTGACATTGCCCAAGCTCTAGAAATCAACCCCAAATCGGCGATCGCCCATCAGTTACTAGGCTTGACCTACAAACAACAAAATCAAATCGAAAAGGCGATCGCTACTTATAAAAAAGCTGCTAGTTTATTTTTAGAACTTCGTGATGAAGAAAATTGTCGTCGTTGCATCGAGAGCTATAAACCGCTAGAAGCTTTATTACCACCATCAACAGAAGATTTATTTGCAAATGTGCAGCAAAAAATTGACAAGAGTGATTATACAAATGCCCTGATCGATCTCAATTGGCTTTTACAAATTGAACCCAAAAATGTGAAGGCATTTTGCTTGCGGGGCTTAGTTTTGGGGAAACTAGGCGATCCCCAAAGTGCGCTCAAAGATCTTAATCAAGCGTTGTTTCTAGAGCCTCAAAACCCAGAAGTTCGCATCGGTCGAGGCAAAATTCGGGTAGAAATTGGGGACGCTCAAGGAGCGATCGCTGATTTTAATGAGTTACTCCGCGAATATCCCAGCAATAGTGAAATTTATAACCATCGCGCTAAAGCCTACCTCAAACTCAAAGACTATCGCACCGCGATTGAGGATTTTTCGCGATCGCTAGCTCTCACTAATCAAAATCCTCAACTTTATTGCGATCGCGCCGAGGCAAGATATGACTTTGGCGATCTCAAGGGGGCGATCGATGATTACCAACAGGCGGCAAATATTTGGTTTAACCAATCTCTCATGGATCGCTATCAGTATGCCATCACGCGCATCAATCTCTGGCAATCGGAACTGGAAAAACAAACCAAAGAGCAGAAGCGTCAACTTGCCAATGCTGCGGCTACTGTAGACTTGATGCAAATGCCAAGTTTAGAATTACAACAGCGTTTGCTTAGTTTAGTCGGCGGGAATATGGCGATCGCGCAGCGTCTGATCGATATTGCCAAACAAGAAAAACCAAACATGCCTGAAGTTTGGTATTGGCAGAAAGTGGTTTTCGATCTAGAAAGCGATCGGCAATAA
- the hisG gene encoding ATP phosphoribosyltransferase, whose amino-acid sequence MFTFALPKGSLLKDSIHLLQGVGLDFSVFLDPANRQLQILDPTGTARALLVRAQDVPVYVEYGQAQAGIVGEDVLREKTPKVAKLLDLGFGGCRMSIAVSGESRYRSPLDLPPHSRIASKYVGCAQTYFDSIDLPVEIIPLYGSVELGPITGMAEAIVDLVSTGKTLKDNGLIEIKVLYQSTARLIAHPLSYRLHSDRFSKLMSQIQVPT is encoded by the coding sequence ATGTTCACCTTCGCACTGCCCAAAGGCTCACTATTAAAAGACTCGATCCACTTACTCCAAGGCGTGGGACTTGACTTTAGTGTTTTTCTTGATCCTGCAAACCGTCAACTGCAAATCTTAGATCCCACAGGAACCGCTAGAGCTTTGCTAGTCAGAGCGCAGGATGTGCCTGTATATGTGGAATATGGACAAGCCCAAGCGGGCATCGTTGGCGAAGATGTCTTGCGTGAAAAAACGCCAAAAGTTGCTAAATTACTAGACTTAGGCTTCGGCGGATGTCGGATGTCGATCGCAGTTTCAGGAGAGAGCCGCTACCGATCGCCTTTAGATCTTCCACCCCATAGCCGCATCGCCTCTAAATATGTTGGATGCGCCCAGACCTACTTTGACAGCATTGATTTACCTGTTGAAATTATTCCCCTGTACGGCTCCGTTGAGCTTGGACCAATTACAGGGATGGCTGAAGCGATCGTTGACTTGGTTTCGACAGGCAAGACCCTCAAGGATAACGGACTGATTGAAATTAAAGTTTTATATCAAAGCACAGCCCGATTGATTGCCCATCCGCTTAGCTATCGACTCCATAGCGATCGCTTTAGCAAACTGATGAGCCAAATCCAAGTTCCTACCTAA
- a CDS encoding Uma2 family endonuclease, with product MVITVAKLHSLETFLELPETKPASEFINNKISQKPMPQGKHSLLQGTLCEVINQVVKLKKIAIALPELRCTFGGASIVPDIAVLRWERIPRDPDGQIANKILTYPDWTIEILSPRQSPNKVLANILHCIENGTELGWMLDPEEQNIFVISSDRRIQMFTVEQSVPVLSGIDLTLTVTQIFDWLSF from the coding sequence ATGGTCATCACAGTAGCAAAACTCCATAGCCTAGAAACATTTCTAGAACTACCTGAGACTAAACCCGCCTCAGAATTTATCAACAACAAAATCAGTCAAAAACCAATGCCACAGGGTAAACATAGCCTATTGCAAGGCACGCTTTGTGAAGTTATTAATCAAGTAGTTAAATTAAAGAAGATTGCGATCGCGTTACCCGAGTTACGCTGTACCTTTGGCGGCGCTTCAATTGTTCCTGATATTGCTGTATTGCGTTGGGAGCGTATTCCCCGTGATCCTGATGGACAAATAGCCAATAAAATTTTGACCTATCCTGATTGGACAATTGAAATTCTCTCACCAAGACAAAGCCCCAACAAGGTTTTAGCAAATATATTGCACTGCATCGAAAATGGTACAGAGTTAGGATGGATGCTTGATCCTGAGGAACAAAATATTTTTGTCATATCTAGCGATCGCCGCATTCAAATGTTCACGGTCGAGCAGTCTGTACCAGTTCTCAGTGGCATTGACTTAACTTTGACAGTTACACAGATTTTTGATTGGCTCAGTTTTTAA
- a CDS encoding Uma2 family endonuclease, protein MVNTLPQQMTNDIETDDWTPPMPPTDLIFDDGEPLETNQHRVAMNVLIRSYQQYRGESTDFYVGGNMFIYYSTTQVKNRDFRGPDFFVVLDVDGQRDRLGWVVWEEEGRYPDTIIELMSPSTANVDLGLKKQLYDRVFRTQDYFVYNPFEPNSLQGWHHRDSYQAIAPDERGWLWCESLGLWLGTWEGTIDRETLTWLRFYDASGALVLLPEETEAQRAEAERLRAETEKLRAESERLRAERLATRLRELGEDPDSL, encoded by the coding sequence ATGGTTAACACTCTTCCCCAACAGATGACTAACGACATAGAAACGGACGACTGGACTCCACCCATGCCGCCCACAGACTTAATATTTGATGATGGAGAGCCATTGGAAACTAATCAACATCGGGTGGCGATGAATGTTTTGATTCGCTCATACCAACAATATCGAGGTGAGTCCACCGACTTTTATGTGGGTGGCAACATGTTCATCTATTACAGCACTACCCAAGTCAAAAATCGAGATTTCCGAGGACCAGATTTTTTTGTGGTCTTGGATGTGGATGGACAGCGCGATCGCCTAGGCTGGGTGGTCTGGGAAGAAGAAGGACGCTATCCAGACACAATTATCGAACTGATGTCTCCTAGTACAGCCAATGTCGATCTGGGACTAAAGAAACAGTTATACGATCGCGTATTTAGGACGCAAGATTATTTTGTTTATAACCCCTTTGAGCCTAATTCTTTACAAGGATGGCATCACCGAGATTCCTATCAAGCGATCGCGCCAGATGAACGTGGTTGGCTATGGTGTGAATCCTTGGGTCTATGGCTAGGTACTTGGGAAGGGACAATTGACCGCGAGACTTTAACTTGGTTGCGCTTTTATGACGCATCGGGAGCATTAGTGTTATTACCAGAGGAGACTGAGGCTCAACGGGCTGAGGCAGAAAGGCTCAGGGCTGAGACAGAAAAACTCAGGGCTGAATCAGAGAGGCTCCGAGCCGAGCGGTTAGCGACTCGCCTAAGAGAGTTGGGTGAAGATCCTGACAGTTTGTAG
- a CDS encoding CHAT domain-containing protein: MRRTHVGLGILGSGVEILGFGYQVQKAGAKQAIASLWKVDDNKTSVLMTAFYAELQKGNVTATEALRRAQVSLIKSKDYNHPYYWAAFFAIGNGL, encoded by the coding sequence GTGCGTCGAACTCACGTTGGTTTAGGGATACTCGGCAGTGGTGTAGAAATCCTAGGCTTTGGCTATCAAGTCCAAAAAGCAGGCGCAAAACAGGCGATCGCTTCTCTCTGGAAAGTCGATGACAATAAGACAAGTGTACTGATGACAGCTTTTTATGCAGAATTGCAAAAGGGAAATGTCACTGCAACTGAGGCACTTCGACGCGCTCAAGTATCACTGATCAAATCCAAAGACTACAATCATCCCTATTACTGGGCAGCCTTCTTTGCGATCGGTAATGGATTATAA
- a CDS encoding IS982 family transposase — protein MDITRIFCEVDDFCESFEKHWQEQPMLPSMQGERKSRSRMRLSEVMTIAIAFHGSGYKTFKDFYTLTVIPFWRKAFPHLVSYTRFVELMPWTMMLLCCFLHTRKGEVTGISFIDSTPINVCVPCRAHAHKVFKGMVNWGKNSVGWHFGFKLHLIINDKGELLAFKLTPANVDDRQPVPEMAQDLFGQLFGDRGYISQKLFEKLYEQGLQLITKRKKNMKNCLVKLIDKILLRKRAIIESVNDQLKNISQIEHSRHRSFFNFLVNLLAGLVAYTYRETKPALDLLFKGLPALPPAIF, from the coding sequence TTGGATATCACGCGAATCTTCTGTGAAGTGGATGATTTCTGCGAAAGCTTTGAAAAACACTGGCAAGAGCAACCAATGTTGCCATCAATGCAGGGAGAAAGGAAAAGTCGCTCAAGAATGAGGTTGAGTGAAGTGATGACCATCGCGATCGCCTTTCATGGGTCAGGATACAAGACCTTCAAAGACTTCTATACCCTAACTGTAATACCGTTTTGGCGGAAAGCATTTCCCCACTTGGTAAGCTACACCCGCTTTGTGGAGCTAATGCCTTGGACAATGATGTTGTTATGTTGCTTTCTGCATACACGCAAAGGCGAAGTGACAGGAATATCATTCATCGACTCCACACCGATCAATGTCTGTGTACCATGCCGTGCCCATGCCCATAAAGTATTCAAAGGTATGGTCAATTGGGGCAAAAACTCAGTGGGTTGGCACTTTGGCTTCAAGCTACATTTGATTATCAACGACAAAGGGGAATTGCTTGCCTTCAAGCTCACACCAGCCAATGTTGATGACCGACAACCTGTGCCTGAGATGGCTCAAGACCTCTTTGGTCAATTGTTTGGTGACCGTGGTTATATCTCCCAAAAGTTGTTTGAGAAGCTCTATGAACAAGGTTTACAACTGATTACTAAGCGCAAGAAAAATATGAAAAACTGTTTGGTCAAGTTGATTGACAAGATTTTGCTGCGTAAGCGCGCAATTATTGAGTCCGTCAATGACCAACTCAAAAACATTTCTCAGATTGAGCATTCAAGACATCGCAGTTTTTTTAATTTTCTTGTCAACCTTTTAGCTGGGTTGGTTGCTTATACATATCGAGAGACTAAACCTGCTTTAGATCTTCTCTTCAAAGGCTTGCCTGCTCTTCCTCCTGCCATCTTTTAG